In Thermoflexus sp., a genomic segment contains:
- a CDS encoding glycoside hydrolase family 26 protein → MGIRSVLPRMGVLGLLGISIYTWRAGWAWEGLGLDGSTLPPSGPAQVLGLAHAIHLRPTLNYGQEILNFSNLVGKRPAVVMYFMDWQGNPNASGLERYFDPYLLNTISNTLPVSARPAVMLTWQPLHGRQATGCAQDYLGAIPLPDILNGKCDPYIRGFAQALKARPERFLIRFAHEMNISDSPWWVGHIGADPSLYVAVWRHVHRIFEEEGVSNVEWVWSPNYASNPPDSWNDLHAYYPGDDVVDWIGLSGYNWYTTRPPGIWRTFPELYDAVLKDLACSYPKPQIIAEIGSVEGDGVTFSKAAWIRDAYSRAPSYPFLRVIQWFNDYAYADPNSADFRVTTSTAQDGSVQPLPPSSGAWTSAYRDAIGDPVYTTTLPALSAATPPGRFCGGDPFTLAPNFLLLPPTGRAVVSITGIGYTVPLTLTPMLSPGISGTLQGELWNPPWAASSLRIQTANTPSGLYTGSVRIQGPGLSRTLPFTIEVVDRVYSIWIPMVRR, encoded by the coding sequence ATGGGCATCCGGTCGGTGCTCCCGCGCATGGGGGTTTTGGGGCTCTTGGGGATTTCCATTTACACCTGGAGAGCCGGGTGGGCTTGGGAAGGACTCGGCCTCGACGGGTCCACTCTCCCTCCTTCCGGCCCGGCCCAGGTCCTGGGCCTGGCCCATGCGATCCATCTCCGGCCTACGCTGAACTATGGCCAGGAGATCCTGAATTTCAGCAACCTGGTGGGCAAACGCCCTGCGGTGGTGATGTATTTCATGGACTGGCAGGGCAATCCGAACGCCTCCGGGTTAGAGCGTTACTTTGACCCCTATCTCTTGAACACGATCAGCAACACCCTTCCCGTCTCCGCGCGGCCTGCCGTGATGCTCACGTGGCAGCCTCTTCACGGCCGGCAGGCAACCGGATGTGCGCAGGATTACTTGGGGGCCATCCCCCTTCCAGATATTTTGAACGGGAAATGCGATCCCTACATTCGGGGTTTCGCTCAGGCTTTGAAAGCGCGGCCGGAGCGGTTTTTGATCCGTTTCGCTCATGAAATGAACATCTCGGATTCCCCATGGTGGGTCGGGCATATCGGCGCGGACCCCTCGCTCTATGTGGCCGTCTGGCGACATGTCCACCGGATCTTCGAGGAAGAGGGGGTTTCCAACGTGGAGTGGGTGTGGAGCCCGAATTATGCCAGCAATCCCCCCGATTCATGGAACGATCTGCACGCTTATTACCCCGGCGATGATGTGGTGGATTGGATCGGCTTAAGCGGATACAACTGGTATACGACCCGCCCTCCGGGGATCTGGCGCACGTTCCCTGAGCTCTATGACGCGGTCCTGAAGGATCTGGCCTGCTCCTATCCAAAGCCTCAGATCATCGCCGAGATCGGCTCGGTGGAGGGAGATGGCGTGACGTTTTCCAAGGCAGCATGGATCCGGGATGCTTACAGCCGGGCGCCCTCCTATCCTTTCCTGCGCGTCATCCAGTGGTTCAACGATTACGCCTATGCCGATCCGAACAGCGCGGATTTCCGGGTGACCACCAGCACAGCCCAGGATGGGTCGGTCCAGCCGTTGCCGCCTTCGAGCGGAGCCTGGACTTCCGCGTATCGGGACGCAATAGGGGATCCTGTTTACACGACCACCTTGCCAGCCCTGTCCGCTGCCACGCCCCCCGGCCGGTTCTGCGGAGGCGATCCCTTCACGCTCGCGCCGAACTTTCTCCTCCTCCCCCCTACAGGCAGGGCGGTGGTCTCGATCACGGGCATCGGATACACCGTTCCCCTCACCCTCACCCCCATGCTGTCTCCTGGGATCTCCGGGACCCTGCAGGGGGAGCTCTGGAACCCACCATGGGCGGCTTCATCGTTGCGCATCCAAACGGCAAACACCCCCTCGGGGCTCTATACCGGGAGCGTGCGGATCCAGGGGCCCGGGCTCTCACGAACGCTCCCCTTCACCATCGAGGTGGTGGATCGCGTTTATTCGATCTGGA
- a CDS encoding glycosyltransferase family 2 protein, translating to MKERITIILLTKNGERYLEEVMEGIFAQRVALPFEVLAIDSGSRDRSKEILNRYPVRLVEIPPHEFNHGETRNLGARLAHPDTCYLVYLSQDATPADEEWLNALIQPMQEDKQVAGVFSRHLPRPSACPSLVRQLLTRWQTGGTERLVKRMPASRADFEANRFFYIYFSNTSSAIRRSVWAQIPFRPLPFGEDADWAERVLLAGYALVFEPRSRVFHSHDYGLLELFRENADYAAAFRERFDPPAYRGFGLQAVLRGAIRESWEDWRFIWRHPHFREQPLQRRLFWMLYSPAWHLAVGLGTYCGIRGLPRRPKWGRYLSRQERVRRI from the coding sequence ATGAAGGAGCGAATCACGATCATTTTGCTGACCAAGAACGGTGAGCGTTACCTCGAGGAGGTCATGGAGGGGATCTTTGCCCAGCGCGTGGCGTTGCCCTTCGAGGTGCTGGCAATCGATTCCGGATCCCGTGATCGTTCCAAGGAGATCCTGAATCGATACCCGGTGCGCTTGGTCGAGATCCCCCCCCATGAGTTCAATCACGGGGAGACTCGTAATCTGGGAGCCCGGCTGGCTCATCCGGATACGTGCTATCTGGTTTATCTATCTCAGGATGCAACCCCGGCCGATGAGGAGTGGTTGAATGCCTTGATCCAACCGATGCAGGAGGACAAGCAGGTGGCGGGTGTGTTCAGCCGCCATCTGCCCCGACCGAGCGCGTGCCCCTCGCTGGTGCGCCAGCTGCTCACCCGATGGCAGACGGGAGGGACGGAACGCTTGGTGAAGCGAATGCCGGCTTCCCGGGCCGATTTCGAGGCCAATCGGTTCTTTTATATTTACTTCTCCAATACCAGTTCGGCCATCCGGCGCTCGGTGTGGGCGCAGATCCCCTTCCGCCCTCTCCCCTTTGGGGAGGATGCGGATTGGGCGGAGCGCGTCCTCCTCGCTGGCTACGCCCTTGTGTTTGAGCCTCGGTCCCGGGTTTTTCATTCCCACGATTATGGGTTATTGGAGCTCTTCCGGGAGAACGCGGACTATGCGGCGGCTTTCCGGGAGCGTTTCGACCCGCCCGCATACCGGGGCTTTGGCCTCCAGGCGGTGTTGCGAGGGGCGATCCGGGAGAGTTGGGAAGATTGGCGGTTCATCTGGCGTCATCCGCACTTCCGCGAGCAACCCCTTCAGCGTCGTCTTTTCTGGATGCTTTACAGCCCCGCTTGGCATCTGGCCGTCGGGCTCGGCACTTACTGTGGGATCCGTGGGCTTCCCCGTCGACCCAAGTGGGGGCGTTATCTGTCCCGACAGGAACGTGTCCGCCGCATTTGA